One segment of Herbaspirillum hiltneri N3 DNA contains the following:
- the rpsT gene encoding 30S ribosomal protein S20 — MANTAQARKRARQAVKQNAHNSSQRSTLRTAIKAVRKAIEAGDKAAATSVFQASVSTIDSIADKKIIHKNKAARHKSRLAAALKALAA, encoded by the coding sequence ATGGCAAATACCGCACAAGCACGCAAACGTGCTCGTCAAGCTGTTAAGCAAAACGCGCACAACTCCAGCCAGCGTTCGACGCTGCGTACAGCAATCAAGGCTGTTCGCAAGGCGATCGAAGCAGGCGACAAGGCTGCTGCGACTTCCGTGTTCCAGGCTTCGGTGTCGACTATCGACAGCATCGCCGACAAGAAAATCATTCACAAGAACAAGGCCGCTCGCCACAAGAGCCGTCTGGCTGCTGCCCTGAAGGCACTGGCTGCTTAA
- the murJ gene encoding murein biosynthesis integral membrane protein MurJ, with product MNLHKTLATVSGMTMLSRITGLAREILFARAFGASAYTDAFNVAFRIPNLLRRLFAEGAFSQAFVPILAEYKNQKGDVATKDLVDHVATVLIWVMVATSIAGILATPLIVYFIATGLKYNQDAFDASVVMTRIMFPYIGFMSFVALAGGILNTWREFKIPAFTSVLLNVSFILASLFVAPYLDQPIYAMAFAVFVGGVLQVALQIPALIRIGMLPRLYLNPMIGLSDEGVRRVLKKMGPAVFAVSAAQISLMINTNIASRLAHGSVSWLSYADRLMEFPTALLGVALGTILLPSLSNAHAENDMAEYSALLDWGLRLTFLLALPCAVGLATLSEPLTATLFHYGKFDTVSVDMTGRALIAYGVGLIGLILVKILAPGFYAKQDIRTPVKIAIGVLIATQLMNYIFVPWIAHAGLALSIGLGACLNAGFLFWGLRRRKIYTPQPGWRMFLIKLTGALFLLGGVALAVARHFDWIAMRAHPAERIGALLLVFAACGVVYFGALMAMGFRFRDFKRVGR from the coding sequence ATGAACTTGCATAAAACGCTTGCCACCGTTTCTGGCATGACGATGCTTTCCCGCATTACCGGTCTCGCAAGAGAAATCCTGTTCGCACGCGCATTCGGCGCCTCGGCCTATACCGACGCCTTCAACGTCGCCTTCCGCATTCCCAACCTGTTGCGCCGGCTGTTCGCCGAAGGCGCCTTTTCGCAGGCCTTCGTGCCGATCCTGGCCGAATACAAGAACCAGAAAGGCGACGTCGCCACCAAAGACCTGGTTGACCACGTGGCAACGGTGCTGATCTGGGTGATGGTCGCCACCAGCATTGCCGGCATCCTGGCCACGCCGCTGATCGTGTACTTCATCGCCACCGGCCTCAAATACAACCAGGACGCCTTCGATGCCTCGGTGGTCATGACGCGCATCATGTTTCCGTACATCGGCTTCATGTCTTTCGTGGCGCTGGCGGGCGGCATCCTCAATACCTGGCGTGAATTCAAGATTCCCGCATTCACGTCGGTGCTGCTGAACGTCTCCTTTATCCTCGCCTCCCTGTTCGTCGCCCCTTATCTCGACCAGCCGATCTATGCAATGGCGTTTGCGGTGTTCGTCGGCGGCGTGTTGCAGGTTGCCTTGCAGATCCCTGCACTGATCAGGATCGGCATGCTGCCGCGCCTCTACCTCAATCCAATGATCGGCTTGTCCGATGAAGGCGTCAGACGCGTGCTCAAGAAAATGGGACCGGCGGTATTCGCCGTCTCGGCCGCACAGATCAGCCTGATGATCAACACCAACATCGCCTCGCGCCTGGCGCACGGCAGCGTGTCATGGCTGTCGTACGCCGACCGCCTGATGGAATTCCCGACCGCCTTGCTCGGCGTGGCGCTCGGGACGATCCTGTTGCCCAGCCTGTCGAATGCGCATGCCGAGAACGACATGGCCGAATATTCCGCACTGCTGGACTGGGGCCTGCGCCTGACCTTCCTGCTGGCGCTGCCGTGCGCGGTGGGTCTGGCCACGCTGTCGGAACCGCTGACCGCCACGCTGTTCCATTACGGCAAATTCGACACGGTCTCGGTCGACATGACCGGCCGCGCGCTGATCGCCTACGGCGTCGGCCTGATCGGCCTGATCCTGGTGAAAATCCTGGCGCCCGGCTTCTACGCCAAGCAAGACATCCGCACCCCGGTCAAGATCGCCATCGGCGTCCTGATCGCCACGCAGCTGATGAACTACATTTTCGTGCCTTGGATCGCCCATGCCGGACTGGCCTTGTCGATCGGCCTGGGCGCTTGCCTGAACGCGGGATTCCTGTTCTGGGGCCTGCGCCGCCGCAAGATCTATACCCCGCAACCGGGCTGGCGCATGTTCCTGATCAAGCTGACCGGCGCGCTGTTCCTGCTCGGCGGCGTGGCCCTGGCGGTGGCGCGGCATTTCGACTGGATCGCCATGCGCGCCCACCCCGCCGAGCGCATCGGCGCGTTGCTGCTGGTGTTTGCGGCGTGCGGCGTGGTGTATTTCGGCGCCTTGATGGCGATGGGATTCCGATTCCGCGACTTCAAGCGCGTTGGCCGTTGA
- a CDS encoding SirB1 family protein, with the protein MTLTPLEYFSSLVRQDDSIPLFESALALGQDAQPDLDLSACQIEMDTLALKLKQRLPPDASHIQKLRMLNHFFFQELAFAGNINNYYDPDNSYIHRVLTSRRGIPISLAVVYMELGQQIGLNMKGISFPGHFLMKLSVQSGDIVLDPMNGASLSREELEERLEPYLEQQEYGDELPLAAYLRAAHPREILTRMLRNLKAIFTDSQRWQGVLEVQERLVILLPDEITERRDRGLAYANLAEPQAALDDLEAYLALRPDAEDADSMREKLPELRHASRRPN; encoded by the coding sequence ATGACGCTTACACCGCTCGAATATTTTTCTTCGCTGGTTCGTCAAGACGATTCGATTCCGCTTTTTGAATCGGCTCTGGCGCTGGGGCAAGATGCGCAGCCCGATCTGGATTTGTCCGCGTGCCAGATCGAGATGGACACCCTGGCGCTCAAGTTGAAGCAGCGTCTGCCCCCTGATGCATCGCACATTCAAAAATTGCGGATGCTCAACCACTTTTTTTTCCAGGAGCTGGCGTTCGCCGGCAACATCAATAATTATTACGATCCCGATAACAGCTACATCCATCGTGTGCTGACGTCGCGCCGCGGCATTCCGATTTCGCTGGCGGTGGTGTACATGGAATTGGGACAGCAGATCGGCCTGAACATGAAGGGCATTTCCTTCCCCGGCCATTTCCTGATGAAACTGTCGGTGCAATCGGGCGACATCGTGCTCGACCCGATGAATGGCGCCAGCCTGTCGCGCGAAGAATTGGAAGAGCGCCTGGAACCGTACCTCGAACAGCAGGAATACGGCGACGAGTTGCCGCTGGCGGCGTATCTGCGCGCCGCCCATCCGCGCGAAATCCTGACGCGCATGCTGCGCAACCTGAAAGCCATCTTCACCGACTCCCAGCGTTGGCAAGGCGTACTCGAGGTGCAGGAGCGCCTGGTGATTTTATTGCCCGATGAAATTACCGAACGCCGCGATCGCGGCCTGGCGTACGCCAACCTGGCCGAACCGCAGGCGGCGCTGGACGATCTGGAAGCCTACCTGGCCTTGCGTCCCGATGCGGAAGACGCCGATAGCATGCGTGAGAAGCTGCCGGAACTGCGTCACGCCAGCCGGCGCCCCAACTGA